The following coding sequences lie in one Polluticoccus soli genomic window:
- the glgB gene encoding 1,4-alpha-glucan branching protein GlgB yields the protein MTRRHKNNISLIAEDDEIINEQNIRDHASLFSDFDIELFKAGKHYRLYEKLGAHAMEHNGKAGTYFAVWAPNAQYIAIVGNFNHWDRGQHKLHARWDGSGIWEAFVPGVNTGELYKYYIDSHTGYAAEKGDPYAYFWEEPPKTSCITWNLDYKWSDNNWMEERGKTDWLAKPISIYELHLGSWRRIPEEGERFMTYRELANELPQYCRAMGFTHVEFMPVMEHPFYGSWGYQVTGYFAPTSRYGSPQDLMYLIDELHKTGIGVILDWVPSHFPVDEHGLSYYDGTHLYEHDDPRKGFHPDWQSLIFNYSRNEVKAFLISNALFWLDKYHIDGLRVDAVASMLYLDYSRKEGEWIPNEFGGRENLDAITFLKEFNEAVHLNYPDTLTIAEESTAWPGVTKPTFDGGLGFDMKWMMGWMHDTLQYFQKDPVYRCHHQGQITFSIIYAFTERYALPLSHDEVVYGKQSMINKMPGDDWQQFANLRLLYCYMYGHPGAKLLFMGAEFAQRNEWKHDFSLDWHENYYPSHHGIQTLLQDLNALYKKEPSLYELNYSHEGFEWIDLNDSQNSVLSWIRKGHNRQNDLMFIANFTPIVRHNYRVGMPRMGYYSELLNSDSSKYGGSNLINKAEREAMPVPKHGRSHSLSLTLPPLAIIVLQHVRDYDWL from the coding sequence ATGACGAGACGACACAAGAACAACATATCACTGATCGCTGAAGACGACGAGATCATCAACGAACAAAACATTCGTGATCATGCGAGCTTGTTCTCAGATTTTGATATTGAGTTATTCAAGGCGGGCAAACACTACCGCCTGTATGAAAAACTGGGTGCACACGCAATGGAACACAACGGTAAAGCGGGAACATACTTTGCCGTCTGGGCACCCAATGCACAATATATAGCCATCGTAGGAAACTTTAATCATTGGGATAGAGGCCAACATAAACTCCATGCACGGTGGGATGGCTCGGGCATTTGGGAAGCCTTTGTACCCGGTGTAAATACGGGTGAGCTATATAAATATTATATCGACTCGCACACTGGCTATGCTGCCGAAAAAGGCGATCCTTATGCTTATTTCTGGGAAGAACCTCCAAAGACATCCTGTATTACATGGAATTTGGATTACAAATGGAGCGACAATAACTGGATGGAGGAACGGGGCAAAACGGATTGGTTGGCTAAACCCATATCGATCTATGAACTGCACCTTGGATCGTGGCGCCGTATTCCTGAAGAAGGGGAAAGGTTCATGACCTATAGAGAGCTTGCCAATGAGCTGCCGCAATACTGCAGAGCGATGGGCTTTACGCATGTGGAATTCATGCCGGTAATGGAACATCCGTTCTATGGATCATGGGGATACCAGGTAACCGGATACTTCGCACCCACAAGCCGCTACGGATCGCCACAGGATCTGATGTACCTTATAGATGAACTGCATAAAACGGGTATTGGTGTTATACTTGATTGGGTTCCTTCACATTTCCCTGTTGATGAACATGGGCTGAGCTACTATGATGGCACACATCTATATGAACATGATGACCCGCGGAAAGGGTTTCACCCTGATTGGCAAAGCCTGATCTTCAACTACAGCCGTAACGAAGTAAAAGCCTTCCTGATTTCGAATGCCCTGTTCTGGCTGGACAAATACCACATAGACGGACTTCGGGTTGATGCAGTTGCATCCATGCTCTATCTCGATTACTCGAGAAAGGAAGGCGAATGGATTCCCAACGAATTTGGTGGACGTGAGAACCTGGATGCTATCACCTTCCTTAAAGAGTTCAACGAAGCTGTACACCTGAACTACCCCGATACATTGACCATCGCCGAGGAATCAACAGCATGGCCGGGTGTTACCAAACCAACCTTTGATGGCGGATTGGGCTTTGACATGAAATGGATGATGGGATGGATGCACGATACGCTGCAATACTTTCAGAAAGACCCAGTGTACCGCTGCCACCACCAAGGCCAAATAACCTTTAGTATCATTTACGCGTTCACAGAACGCTATGCTTTACCCTTATCGCACGACGAGGTGGTATATGGCAAACAATCGATGATCAACAAGATGCCGGGCGATGACTGGCAGCAATTTGCCAACCTGAGGCTTCTATACTGTTATATGTACGGGCATCCGGGTGCTAAACTCCTGTTCATGGGAGCTGAGTTCGCACAACGGAATGAATGGAAACATGACTTCAGCCTCGACTGGCACGAGAACTATTATCCATCACACCATGGCATACAAACCCTTCTGCAGGACTTGAACGCGCTTTATAAAAAAGAGCCATCATTATATGAACTGAACTACTCACATGAAGGATTTGAATGGATAGATCTCAACGACTCGCAGAACAGTGTGCTGAGTTGGATACGCAAAGGCCATAATAGACAAAACGATCTGATGTTTATTGCCAACTTCACACCAATAGTACGCCATAACTACCGCGTTGGCATGCCTCGCATGGGTTATTACAGCGAACTGCTAAACTCTGACAGCAGCAAATATGGTGGCAGTAATTTGATAAATAAAGCTGAGCGGGAAGCTATGCCTGTACCTAAACACGGCAGATCACATTCATTGTCACTCACCTTGCCTCCATTGGCCATCATCGTACTCCAACACGTTCGTGATTACGACTGGCTTTAG
- the treY gene encoding malto-oligosyltrehalose synthase, with product MYNPVSTYRIQFHKEFTFDDLEQIIPYLAKLGVGAIYASPIFKAVPGSNHGYDSVDPLTINPDIGTEDQLRSISRKLKEHGIGWIQDIVPNHMAYHSSNEWLMHVLEHGPKSEYAPVFDIDWQQKLMVPFLGGSLEEALGKNELCVERVNDKLVLKYYKSRFPLLPSTYSTGEDPDEISNDQIRFRKLLDAQHYRLCHWQETDKQINYRRFFTINGLICLNIHDEAVFRIFHQKVKALVDEGLFTGLRIDHIDGLSDPTKYLEDLRLLVGENVPIVVEKILAAKEPLPSYWPVEGSTGYDFLALVNNLFTNTKAKPEFARLYRKLTGDNTPIAQQIQEKKAHILFEHMGGELQNLYQLFVSLELGDKKLFAVADKDALKLAIAELLIQSPVYRYYGNRFPLPSKEEEAICGILNNIRINKPELQKGADILEQVFVRNVRTGDAEYNSKVASFYKRCMQFAGPLMAKGVEDTLMYTYNRFIGHNDVGDSPDEFGISIEEFHKAMAERQRNWPLTMNATATHDTKRGEDARARLNVLTDLPALWKEKVAEWQKLNASLKTTDWPDTNDEYFIYQVLVGMYPFDDGDTSQIKQRLDQYIEKALREAKRHSNWTTPNTAYEEEAKKFAAAQLDPQTPFLNSFNDFLESICDSAIVNSLAQVLLKFTSPGVPDTYQGTELWDLSLVDPDNRRPVDFSIRNTWLNDIANAENLDELWANRHSGKIKLWLIYRLMNLRKQYSELFLKGKYIPIEVKGKYRNHLMAFMRRYKTEWCLTVIPLHTASMLKDGEGLNGFDWKDTRLVLPENVPAEWSSMAGEKLKIEKLAIADLFAQMPVALLIAKSAEKKRSAGVLLAISSLPSDYGVGDLGPYAHKFARFLSRGHQKYWQILPLNPTDAGAGHSPYSSVSSMAGNTLLLSPDMLVAMGLLDEASVKRNHLPHRNKADYAAAERIKAELFDEAYRNYVKGQFVQLHHHCDSFCKREAYWLNDFALYVVIKQMQNNKPWYEWPEELKRRDAEALNAINKSHEEDINKVKWLQLLFTLQWSELKDYCHSLGIEVFGDMPFYVSHDSADVWANLEIFCLDENLDMAGVAGVPPDYFSEDGQLWGMPTFNWDVLGQQNYSWWIARLKKNLELFDLLRLDHFRAFAEYWEVPAGETTAKNGEWKKGPGREFFDIVRKELGSLPFVAEDLGDNMEPVYALRDELGLPGMRVLQFAFGSHMPNSVDIPHNHVRNAIVYTGTHDNNTALGWYQQDANKVDHHRFEEYNGTSIRKKDIHLVLGRMAYSSVADVAILPMQDILGLGEESRMNTPGLSSDNWLWRLSENQLTKGIEKLLRRWTEIYNR from the coding sequence ATGTACAATCCAGTATCTACATACCGCATACAGTTTCATAAAGAGTTCACCTTTGATGATCTCGAACAGATAATTCCTTATTTGGCTAAGCTTGGTGTAGGCGCCATTTATGCCTCACCCATTTTTAAGGCTGTACCCGGAAGCAATCACGGTTATGATAGTGTTGACCCTTTGACCATCAACCCCGATATCGGTACCGAAGACCAACTACGAAGTATTAGCAGGAAACTAAAAGAACATGGCATAGGCTGGATACAGGACATAGTGCCGAATCACATGGCTTACCATAGCAGTAACGAGTGGCTAATGCACGTTTTAGAACACGGACCGAAGTCGGAGTATGCTCCAGTATTTGATATAGACTGGCAACAAAAACTAATGGTGCCTTTTCTTGGCGGTTCGTTGGAAGAGGCGCTTGGAAAAAATGAATTGTGTGTTGAGCGGGTAAATGACAAGCTCGTGTTGAAATATTACAAGAGTAGATTCCCCTTGCTGCCTAGTACTTATAGTACCGGCGAAGACCCTGATGAGATCAGCAACGATCAGATACGATTCAGGAAATTACTGGATGCGCAGCACTATCGCCTCTGCCATTGGCAGGAAACCGACAAACAAATAAACTACCGGCGGTTCTTCACAATTAATGGGCTCATTTGTTTGAACATACATGATGAAGCAGTTTTTAGGATATTTCATCAGAAGGTGAAAGCTTTGGTAGATGAAGGTCTATTCACCGGGTTGCGCATAGACCATATTGATGGACTGTCAGATCCAACCAAATACTTGGAAGACCTGCGATTGCTTGTAGGCGAGAATGTACCGATCGTGGTAGAAAAGATACTTGCGGCGAAAGAGCCATTGCCTTCATATTGGCCAGTAGAGGGCAGCACTGGTTATGATTTTCTTGCCTTGGTCAACAACCTTTTTACAAACACTAAAGCAAAACCGGAGTTTGCAAGATTATACAGGAAACTGACAGGGGATAACACTCCTATTGCACAGCAGATACAAGAAAAGAAAGCGCACATTCTTTTCGAGCATATGGGAGGCGAACTCCAGAATTTGTACCAGCTGTTTGTCTCTCTTGAATTAGGCGACAAAAAACTGTTTGCTGTAGCCGATAAAGATGCACTTAAACTGGCGATAGCCGAACTACTGATACAAAGTCCGGTATATAGATACTATGGTAACCGATTTCCGTTACCGTCAAAAGAAGAAGAAGCAATATGTGGTATTCTCAACAACATTCGGATAAATAAACCGGAACTACAAAAGGGTGCTGATATTTTAGAGCAGGTGTTTGTTCGCAATGTGCGTACCGGCGACGCTGAATATAATAGTAAGGTAGCTAGCTTTTACAAACGCTGCATGCAGTTTGCAGGACCACTAATGGCGAAAGGCGTAGAGGATACGTTAATGTATACCTATAATCGGTTCATCGGTCACAATGACGTCGGAGATTCACCTGACGAATTTGGCATATCCATAGAAGAGTTTCATAAAGCAATGGCTGAGCGACAGCGCAATTGGCCGCTGACGATGAACGCCACTGCAACGCACGACACTAAACGTGGCGAAGACGCGAGAGCACGGCTAAATGTACTGACCGACTTACCAGCACTTTGGAAAGAGAAAGTGGCGGAGTGGCAGAAACTAAATGCCAGTCTTAAAACCACGGACTGGCCTGATACCAATGACGAGTACTTTATTTACCAGGTACTTGTAGGTATGTATCCTTTTGATGATGGTGATACCTCGCAGATCAAACAACGACTGGATCAGTACATTGAAAAAGCATTGCGTGAAGCAAAACGCCATTCCAACTGGACGACACCTAATACAGCCTATGAAGAAGAAGCAAAAAAGTTTGCAGCCGCACAGCTTGACCCGCAAACGCCATTTTTGAATAGCTTCAACGATTTCCTTGAAAGCATTTGTGATTCCGCAATTGTGAATTCGCTTGCTCAGGTGTTGTTGAAATTTACATCTCCGGGTGTGCCAGACACTTACCAGGGAACTGAGCTTTGGGATCTCAGCCTGGTCGACCCTGATAACCGACGACCCGTCGACTTCTCGATACGCAATACATGGCTTAACGATATTGCTAACGCAGAAAATCTTGACGAATTATGGGCTAACCGTCATTCCGGCAAAATAAAACTATGGTTGATCTACCGTTTAATGAACCTGCGCAAACAATACTCTGAGCTTTTCCTCAAAGGGAAATATATTCCTATAGAAGTGAAGGGCAAGTATAGAAACCATTTGATGGCATTTATGCGCAGGTATAAAACCGAATGGTGTCTGACTGTAATTCCATTGCACACCGCCAGCATGTTGAAAGATGGCGAAGGCCTAAATGGATTTGACTGGAAGGATACACGATTGGTATTGCCGGAAAATGTACCGGCTGAGTGGTCGTCCATGGCTGGTGAAAAGCTGAAGATCGAAAAATTGGCAATTGCAGATCTGTTTGCGCAAATGCCGGTTGCACTATTGATTGCAAAGTCTGCTGAAAAGAAACGTAGTGCTGGCGTTTTGCTGGCCATTAGCTCACTGCCCTCCGACTATGGTGTGGGCGATCTTGGGCCTTATGCACACAAATTTGCACGGTTTCTTAGCCGTGGTCATCAGAAGTATTGGCAGATATTACCGCTTAATCCGACTGACGCAGGCGCTGGACACTCACCTTACAGCTCTGTTTCCAGCATGGCAGGTAATACTTTGTTGCTAAGTCCAGATATGTTGGTGGCGATGGGATTGCTCGACGAAGCCAGTGTGAAAAGAAACCATCTTCCACATAGAAACAAAGCAGACTACGCCGCAGCCGAAAGAATAAAAGCGGAGCTATTTGATGAAGCCTACAGAAATTATGTAAAAGGACAGTTCGTCCAATTGCATCACCATTGCGATAGCTTTTGCAAAAGAGAAGCTTATTGGCTGAATGATTTTGCATTGTATGTGGTGATAAAGCAAATGCAAAACAACAAGCCATGGTATGAATGGCCCGAAGAATTAAAACGACGCGATGCTGAGGCCTTGAATGCAATCAACAAGTCCCACGAAGAAGACATCAACAAAGTAAAATGGCTGCAGCTACTGTTTACGCTGCAATGGAGTGAATTGAAGGACTACTGTCATAGCCTTGGGATTGAGGTTTTTGGTGACATGCCTTTTTACGTGAGCCACGATTCGGCTGATGTATGGGCCAATCTCGAGATATTCTGCCTTGATGAAAACCTGGATATGGCCGGTGTTGCCGGGGTGCCGCCAGACTATTTTAGCGAGGACGGCCAGCTTTGGGGCATGCCCACATTTAACTGGGATGTCCTCGGTCAGCAGAACTACAGCTGGTGGATAGCCCGACTGAAGAAGAACCTGGAACTATTTGATCTGCTACGCCTCGATCATTTCCGCGCTTTTGCTGAGTATTGGGAAGTACCGGCAGGTGAAACAACCGCTAAAAACGGCGAGTGGAAAAAGGGTCCGGGTAGAGAGTTCTTTGACATCGTGAGAAAAGAGCTAGGCAGTTTGCCATTTGTAGCCGAAGATCTCGGAGATAATATGGAACCCGTGTATGCTTTGCGTGATGAACTCGGATTGCCCGGCATGCGTGTATTGCAGTTTGCTTTTGGCTCGCACATGCCAAACTCGGTTGATATACCGCACAATCATGTGCGCAACGCCATTGTATATACGGGCACGCATGATAATAACACAGCACTTGGCTGGTATCAGCAGGATGCCAACAAAGTAGATCACCATCGCTTTGAAGAGTACAATGGTACTTCTATCCGGAAGAAGGACATACACCTTGTATTGGGACGAATGGCCTATTCATCGGTTGCAGACGTAGCCATTTTACCAATGCAGGATATTCTTGGCCTCGGCGAGGAGTCGAGGATGAATACACCCGGTCTGTCATCAGACAACTGGCTGTGGAGGCTAAGCGAAAACCAACTCACTAAAGGAATAGAGAAACTTCTGCGCCGCTGGACCGAGATATATAACCGGTAG
- the treS gene encoding maltose alpha-D-glucosyltransferase: MAEKRTLDDKLHWYKDAIIYELHIKAFADSDNDGIGDFQGLLEKLDYLQNLGVTAIWLLPFYPSPLKDDGYDIADYYSINPSYGDIKQFKHFLAEAHKRDLKVITELVINHTSDQHPWFQRARRSPKGSTFRDYYVWTDDPHQFSEVRIIFQDFEASNWTWDPVAQQYYWHRFFYHQPDLNYDNPLVQEEVFRIIDYWCKMGVDGFRLDAVPYLFEREGTNCENLPETHQFLKKLRKHVDGNYPGTLLLAEANMWPEDSASYFGNADECHMNYHFPVMPRMFMALQMEDRYPITDIFDQTPEIPDTCQWAIFLRNHDELTLEMVTDEERDYMYKVYVKDPKARINLGIRHRLAPLMNNNRKKIELLNYLLFSLPGTPVIYYGDEIGMGDNFYLGDRDGVRTPMQWSDGHNAGFSEANPHKLYLPVILDPEYHYESVNVDIQRRNSSSLLWWMKRIINTRKKYQAFGRGDMKFIHSENPKILAFTRTYEGETMLVIANLSRYIQPVELDLNEYKGYQPIEVFSKNKFPSVKEDHSYFFTLGPHDCQWFALQQVHAKLDEKKTLPEFQLKRWTDLLEGRMLEEFENSILPDYLMKVRWFGGKSRVLQGVKVIDHAPIPTEHGSVHILIVEVVYQSGLPEFYQLPITFGKDEAAEKIKSNYPQAVIARMRTGGDDGILYDALYDHCYQLALIGNMAGNQDISLKGSDVQFLGNKELKKYHKEQKKIKPRILSAEQSNNSIIYDNRFFLKIYRRVDYVINPDLEIIKFLTEQTQFKHVPALIGSIEWKFSKGTIVLGLMQEVIENNSDAWAYMLDRLNHFTEKILSKHIPENSFLPPGGNLTDPISYDHIPEQMKELLEGPAAERARLLGVRTGQMHLALASGTDPDFKPELFSLHYQRSLFSSFQSLVRSTFQSASRSLKRLPDNVRKETEAVMGMKEDILAELKKIYRKKLDAVKIRIHGDYHLGQVLFTGKDFVILDFEGEPARSYSERRLKRSPLRDVAGMIRSFHYAAYGGLFLNDQMRKEDIDKLTPYVEQWYYYMSGFFMQAYLETVKGSSFIPEDKEDLDVMLQTYLLEKAIYELNYELNNRPDWVIIPLRGIKALMSTNKLQLA; this comes from the coding sequence ATGGCTGAGAAAAGAACACTGGACGACAAGCTGCACTGGTACAAAGATGCGATCATTTACGAGCTGCATATAAAAGCATTTGCAGACAGTGACAATGATGGCATCGGTGATTTCCAGGGATTGCTTGAAAAACTGGATTACCTTCAAAATCTTGGTGTTACAGCTATATGGCTTTTGCCTTTTTATCCGTCACCCTTAAAAGACGATGGCTATGATATTGCCGACTACTACAGTATCAACCCTTCGTACGGTGATATCAAACAGTTCAAACATTTCCTGGCAGAGGCACACAAACGCGATCTAAAAGTGATCACGGAGCTCGTTATCAATCACACCTCCGATCAACACCCCTGGTTTCAACGTGCGCGCAGGTCTCCAAAAGGATCCACGTTCCGCGACTATTATGTGTGGACCGATGATCCACACCAGTTTAGTGAAGTACGCATCATCTTCCAGGATTTTGAAGCTTCGAACTGGACGTGGGACCCTGTGGCGCAGCAATACTATTGGCACCGCTTTTTTTATCATCAGCCAGATCTGAACTACGACAATCCGCTGGTACAGGAAGAAGTATTCAGGATCATAGACTATTGGTGCAAAATGGGCGTGGACGGTTTCAGGCTGGATGCTGTGCCATATTTGTTTGAGCGTGAAGGCACCAATTGCGAGAACCTACCTGAAACCCACCAGTTCCTGAAAAAGCTGAGGAAACATGTTGATGGTAACTATCCGGGTACACTATTGCTGGCCGAGGCCAATATGTGGCCAGAAGATTCCGCATCATATTTCGGTAACGCAGACGAGTGCCACATGAACTACCACTTCCCGGTAATGCCACGGATGTTCATGGCGCTGCAAATGGAAGACCGGTATCCAATAACAGACATTTTTGATCAAACACCGGAGATACCCGACACTTGCCAGTGGGCTATCTTTCTCCGCAATCACGACGAGCTGACACTGGAAATGGTTACGGATGAAGAACGTGACTACATGTATAAAGTGTATGTAAAAGACCCAAAGGCGAGGATCAATCTTGGTATCCGTCACAGGTTGGCGCCTCTGATGAATAATAATAGGAAAAAAATAGAATTACTGAATTACCTCCTATTCTCGCTACCCGGCACACCAGTCATATATTATGGAGACGAGATAGGCATGGGCGACAATTTCTACCTGGGTGACCGCGATGGAGTACGTACACCAATGCAGTGGAGTGATGGCCATAATGCTGGTTTTTCAGAAGCTAACCCCCACAAGCTCTATTTGCCCGTAATACTCGATCCCGAATATCATTATGAATCTGTGAATGTAGATATCCAACGTCGAAATAGCTCTTCATTGCTTTGGTGGATGAAACGCATCATCAACACACGCAAGAAATACCAGGCTTTTGGCCGCGGCGATATGAAATTCATTCATAGTGAGAATCCTAAGATACTGGCCTTTACCCGCACATACGAAGGTGAAACCATGTTGGTGATTGCCAACTTATCGCGCTATATACAACCAGTGGAGCTTGACCTTAATGAATATAAAGGGTATCAGCCAATCGAAGTTTTCAGCAAAAACAAGTTCCCATCAGTAAAAGAAGACCATTCATACTTTTTTACATTGGGCCCTCACGATTGCCAGTGGTTTGCCCTACAGCAGGTACATGCAAAGTTGGATGAAAAGAAAACATTGCCGGAATTTCAATTAAAGCGCTGGACGGATCTGCTGGAGGGACGGATGCTGGAAGAGTTCGAAAACAGCATCCTGCCAGATTATTTGATGAAGGTGCGCTGGTTTGGTGGCAAAAGCAGGGTATTGCAAGGAGTAAAAGTTATAGACCATGCGCCAATTCCAACCGAGCACGGTTCCGTGCACATCCTGATAGTTGAAGTCGTCTATCAAAGTGGGCTACCTGAATTTTATCAGCTACCTATAACATTTGGTAAAGATGAGGCTGCAGAAAAGATAAAGTCAAACTATCCACAGGCGGTCATCGCACGCATGAGAACTGGGGGCGATGATGGTATTCTTTACGATGCCCTGTATGATCACTGTTACCAATTGGCGCTGATCGGAAACATGGCGGGCAACCAGGATATTAGTTTAAAAGGCAGTGATGTTCAATTTCTCGGCAATAAGGAGCTAAAGAAGTACCATAAAGAACAAAAGAAGATCAAACCCAGGATCCTTTCAGCCGAGCAGAGTAACAATTCCATTATTTACGACAACAGGTTCTTCCTGAAGATATACCGCAGGGTGGACTATGTGATAAACCCTGATCTTGAGATCATAAAATTTTTAACAGAACAAACGCAGTTCAAGCATGTCCCTGCGCTCATCGGATCGATCGAATGGAAATTCAGCAAGGGCACTATTGTGCTGGGACTTATGCAGGAAGTAATAGAAAACAATAGCGATGCCTGGGCATATATGCTGGACAGGCTCAACCACTTTACTGAAAAGATCCTGTCTAAACACATACCTGAAAACAGTTTCCTCCCTCCAGGTGGCAACCTGACCGACCCCATAAGCTACGATCATATACCAGAGCAAATGAAAGAATTGCTGGAAGGACCTGCGGCAGAACGGGCACGGCTACTGGGCGTACGGACCGGCCAGATGCATTTAGCGTTGGCATCAGGTACTGATCCTGATTTTAAGCCGGAGTTGTTTTCGCTGCACTATCAGCGTTCGTTGTTCTCGTCATTCCAATCGTTGGTACGCAGCACTTTTCAGAGTGCAAGTCGTTCGCTTAAGCGACTCCCTGACAATGTTCGAAAAGAGACCGAAGCTGTCATGGGAATGAAAGAGGATATTCTGGCGGAACTGAAAAAGATATACAGGAAGAAATTGGATGCGGTAAAGATCCGAATACATGGCGACTATCATTTGGGACAAGTATTGTTTACAGGCAAGGACTTTGTGATACTTGATTTTGAAGGGGAACCTGCACGCAGCTATAGCGAACGTAGGTTAAAACGTTCCCCCTTGCGTGACGTAGCCGGCATGATCCGTTCTTTCCATTATGCTGCTTACGGCGGGCTCTTCCTGAATGACCAGATGCGAAAAGAAGACATCGACAAATTAACTCCTTATGTAGAGCAATGGTATTACTACATGAGCGGCTTTTTCATGCAGGCTTACCTGGAAACTGTAAAAGGCAGCTCATTCATCCCGGAAGACAAGGAAGACCTTGATGTCATGTTGCAAACTTATTTACTGGAAAAAGCAATTTACGAACTCAACTACGAGCTAAACAACCGACCTGACTGGGTCATCATTCCGCTACGTGGCATCAAAGCGCTTATGTCGACCAATAAACTCCAGCTAGCATAA